AGCAAAATCAGCGGCGGTCAGAACGTTAATGGTCAGCAGTCCCAAGGCGGGAGGGCAGTCAATGAACACCCACTGATAACGCTCCTCCACGCCCGCCAAAGCGTTTTTCAGGCGGGACTCGCGCGAGATCATCGAGATGAGCTCGATATCGGCGCCGGCAAGGTCAAGCGTGGATGGCACCACATCCAGATTGCGGAACGGAGTCGGTGTCACCGCATCTTCCATCGGCGCACCACCAATCAGGGCGTCGTAGATCGTCATCCGGACACCCTTGCGGTCCAGCCCGCAGCCCGTCGTGGCATTCGCCTGGGGGTCCATATCCACCAGGAGGACGCGCTCACCCTCAGCAGCCAGGCACGCGGCGATGTTCACCGCCGTGGTGGTCTTTCCCACCCCTCCCTTCTGGTTCACGACGGCAAACTTCAGCCCCAAGACAACCCTTCCCCAAGCGTTCCCGGATACTTCCCGGCTGACCGGCCAGTTCCAGCCATGCTTTATAGCTTGGCGGCGTGGTTCCTGCACGGCAACGCCGGCGAGTTCTGCTCGCAATATGCGCCGGAGCCCGCCACCAAACGGCGACGGGCTCCGATAAGTGAAAAGGAATAGGTGTCTCGGACTTCTAGCGGATCCGGTCCGCCCGCATGCGGCGCAGCATCATCTCTCCCACCTCGCTCGGATCCACGCGATACTCTCCTCGCTCCAGCTGGGCCTTGATGTCGGCCACCAGATCCTCCCGCACGTCAGGAACCTCTTCCAGGGCCTTCATTGCCACCTCGATGGCTTCTTCCCGTGAAGTCTTCGGACGGCCCTGACGCATCTCCCGATGAAGCGACGCCCGGAACTCCTCCGGAAGGATCTTCCCCTTTGCTGCCGCCTGCGCGTGCGTCCCTGCTTTTCCCGATTCGAACTCCGAAATCTTCATCGTTTCCTGCCTCCAGTCCGCCTCCGCCCCGAAAACGAAAAACGGCAAACGTCTTCGATGGCTTTGGCGGGACCACTTCGGCAACCGGGCTGTCTTGCCGCATTTTGCGGTTTAGACCCCTGGCTTTGCGTCCTCCCCTTTCGAAGAGTTTGCCCTTATCGAGAGTTCCTCTACAGCTTGTCCATCCGGTTATTCGGCTCTTCGGACCGGAATCTTTAGCCCCTCGGAGAAAAAAGTTGAAAAAAGTTCTCCTGATATGGAATGCCCTTCCTCGCCTGGATTCTACCATGCCTCCAATCGTACACGTGTTCGACTCAACAAGTCACTCAGGGTCTGAGTCTGGGGCAAAACTGCGAACAGGTAGCAATGGCCATGTGAGAAGTCCCCATGCTATACTGCCGCCGTGCGCCTTTTTTCACAGGCCCGGAGATCCTGCGTGCAAGGCAAGCGCATCCGGAGGCCCGGCGCTCTTTTATGGGTGACAGAAAGAACCGTCAGTGGCTCACTCAGCTAGGAATGGCCAGCACAGTGGGCATTACGCTTGTCGTAGCGACTGGGATCGGATACTTCTTCGGGTCCTGGCTGGACGCGAAGCTGGGGACTGAGCCCTACCTGATGCTTCTGTTCACCCTGCTGGGGGTGGCCGCCGGCTTCTATGAGATGCTTAAGCTGGTCATCCGTCTGTCCCGATGAACGCGACTGGCGGTGTGCAGGGGGACCTGTGGCGCAGGTTCTGGCGGATCTGGGCGGTGGCGACCGCTGCTGGCTGTCTGCTGGCGTTCGCGCTTGCAGGAGGTGCCGGTGCAACAAGTCTGTTGATGGGAGCGGGAATTAGCGCTGTGAGCCTGCTCCTCATCCGGAAAACCGCCAGAACCTTTATCCGGAGCGCTCTTGTCAGCAGTGATGCAGTATCGAGCCGCGGAGGGCGCGTCGGCCGGGCGCTCATCCTGGGCGGCAGGCTGATCCTGATCGCCCTGCTGTTGAAGCTTGCTTTGATGTGGAGCGGGCTGAGTCTGCCGGCTTTCGCCGTCGGCCTGGGATACACCCAGGCCGTTCTTGTGGTATATTCGCTGGCGGGCGGATTTCCCGAAAACAGTCCGGCGGATTGACAGGAATTGAAGGAGACATCTAGCGACAAACTGGCACGTGTTGAGAGGCGATCCTTGAGCCGGGTTGCCCCTCTTCTCTTTTGCTTGACCTGTCTGGTCCTGCTGGCCGCCTTCGTCCATCCCGCGGCGCTCCTTGCGGCTGGACAGGGACATGGCGAGGCCCACGGTCATGACTCCCACGGCAGCGGACTGATGCACGGCAGTCCCTGGCTGTACGTGGGGATGTCCTCCCTGGCAATGGCTTTCCTGATCATTCTGGGGGCGCTCGGCACCCGCAACCTCCAGAAGGTGCCCGGCAAGCTCCAGAACCTGCTGGAGATGCTGATCGGGGGGCTTGAGTCGTTCTATGTCGGCATCCTGGGATCCGGAGGCGAGCGCCACGTCCCGTTCCTGGCCACCACGTTCCTGTTCATTCTGACCATGAACCTGATGGGGCTCATCCCCGGGTTCAAGCCGGCCACCGCAACCCTCAACATGACAATCGCCCTGGCTCTGGTGGCCATCACATACGTTCAGATCCAGGGGATACGCGAGCACGGACTGTGGGGCTACATCCGGCACTTCATGGGCGAGCCGCTCTGGCTAGCGCCTCTCATGCTCCCGCTGCATATCATCGGGGAGCTTGCCAAGCCGCTGTCACTGTCCATTCGTCTTTTTGGGAACATCTTCGGGGAGGAAACGGTCATCCTGCAGATTACGCTTCTTGGCCCCCTGGTGCTGTTCGGGTCCAAAGTTCTTCCCCTGCAATTCCCGATCGTGGTTTTCGGGGTATTCACATCCGTCGTGCAGGCGCTCGTTTTCACGGTTCTTACGTCGGCCTACATTCTGATGATTACTAGCGGCCACGAAGAGCATGAAGAAAATCACGCGGCACGCCACTCGCCAGGGCGTGCGGAGGAGGCTGCTTCGGCGGCATAATCCGACGATTCGACAAAGGTTTCCCGGCCGACGGCCGGTTTTCAGCACGTCGAACCATCTAGAGGAGACAACATGGGTTACCTAGTAGCACTCGCACTTGCTGCCGGATTCGCGCTTCCGGTCGCCGTGCTGTCGGCGGCCATCGCGCAGGGTATGGTCGGTGGGTCCGCCATGTCCGCAATCGCCCGACAGCCCGAGGCGGCCGGCAAGATCCAGCTCGCAATGATCATCGCTCTGGCGCTGATCGAGTCCCTGGCCATCTACGCGCTGCTGGTCTTCTTCCTGCTTTCCGGTAAGCTGCCGGATGCCACTCAGGTTATGCAGACGCTTGCCAAGTAACCTGAGGGAGACAGTACCGGCCGGCGCCGGACAACTGCCTCTCCGGGGGCAGCGCAAGTCCGGCGGTTGGTCCGCGAAGGGGTGCTGAGTGGAACAGCTGTTTCAAACACTGGGGATCGATACGCAGGTCATCCTGGCCAATATCATCTCCTTCCTCCTGCTCCTCTGGCTGCTCTCGAAGGTTCTGGTGCGGCCGATCAGCGGCATCCTTAAGGAGCGCCGAGAGGAGATAGAGAACTCTTTCCGGCGCATCGAGGAGGAGAACGCCCGCATCCAGGAGGAGCAAGCGCGGCTTCAGCAAAGGTTGGATCAGATCGAAGCCGAAGCGCGCGCCCGCATCGAGCAGGCTGGAGCAGAAGGTGCCCGTCTGAAAGATCAGATGCTGGCCGAGGCCCGCGAAGCCGTCGAACGAATGCGAAAGCGGGGGGTGCAGGAGATCGAACAGGAGCGCGACAAGGCGCTGGCTCAGATCCGCGAACACGTTGCAGATCTAGTGGCACAGGCCACCGAGCGCATCATCGGCCAGACTCTGGACGACGCCGGTCAGCGCGCGCTGATCCAGCGTACCCTGGAACAGCTGTCGGGCGGGAGGAATTGATGAAGCGTCCTGCCGGCCAGCAGACACGCCACGGAGAAGCGCTGGGATGATCCACAACGCGGCGGCAGTGCGGCGATACGCCGCGGCACTCTATGCTGCGGCCTCTGCGGCCGGGAACGTAGACCGTGTGGCCGAGGACCTTCATCTGGTTGCAAGCGTACTCCAAGAGCACCCAAAGCTTCGAGATGCACTAATCCAGCGTGTCACACCGGACCGGGCCAAGCGCGCCGTTGTGCAGAAGCTTTTCGGAGAGCGCCTGGACCCGCTCACTCTGCAGTTTCTGCTGCTGCTCATTCAGAAGCGTCGGGAGCGCATCGCACTGAACGCAGAGGCGGCCTTCCGCAAGATAGCCGACGAGCACCAGGGAGTCGTCCGGGCGCAGGTCGTCTCCGCCGTGGAGCTCTCCGGGGCGGAGCAGGAGCAGCTTCGGGATCTGCTGGCACGAAGAACGGGACGCCAGGTAATTATCGAGCCGCAGGTGGACCCGGCTATCCTGGGAGGGCTGGTCATCCGCATCGGAGACCGTCTCCTGGACGGATCCGTGAAGGGGGAGATCCGCAGGCTGCGGCAGGCGCTGGCAGGTCGGGAAGAATGAGCGACCGGTGAAACAGACTTTTTTGAGAGGCTGAGGACTGAGAGCATGCCATCGAGCATACGTCCGGAGGAAGTTACCTCCATTCTGGCGCAGGAGATCGCCAGCTACGAAAAGGGGCTGGAGGAGATCGGTGTCGGCACGGTTTTGCAGGTCGGCGACGGCATTGCGCGCATCTACGGCCTGGCCGATGCAATGGCCAGCGAGCTGGTGGAGTTCCCGGGCGGGGTCATGGGGATGGTCCTGAACCTGGAGGAGGACAACGTCGGGTGCGTCATCCTTGGCCCGGACACCGAGATCAAAGAAGGCGACCAGGTCCGTCGCACGGGGCGCATCATTGACGTGCCTGTGGGTGAGGCCGTCATCGGTCGCGTGGTGAATGCGCTGGGCGATCCGCTGGATGGTAAAGGCCCCATCGTTACCGAACACCGGCGGCCCATCGAGACGGTGGCGCCCGGCGTTGTAGACCGCCAGTCAGTCTGTGAACCTCTGCAGACAGGGCTCAAGGCCATAGACTCGATGATCCCCATCGGCAGGGGGCAGCGCGAGCTGATCATCGGTGACCGGCAGACCGGAAAGACGGCCATCGCGGTGGACACCATCATCAACCAGAAGGGAAAGGACGTATTCTGCTTCTATGTGGCCATCGGCCAAAAGCTCTCCACCGTGGCCAAGCTCGTGAACGTGCTGGAGCAGGCGGGCGCCATGGAATACACCACGGTCATCTCCGCCGCCGCCAGCGACCCGGCTCCGCTGCAATACATCGCTCCCTACGCCGGGTGCTCCATGGGCGAGTATTTCCGCGACAGTGGCCGCCACGCGCTGGTCATCTACGATGACCTTTCCAAGCATGCTCAGGCTTACAGGCAGGTGTCGCTGCTGCTGCGGCGTCCTCCGGGCCGCGAAGCATATCCCGGAGATGTCTTCTATCTGCACAGCCGCCTACTGGAGCGCGCTGCCAAGCTCTCAGACGCGAAGGGGGCGGGATCGCTGACAGCCCTGCCGGTCATCGAGACTCAGGCGGGTGACGTTTCCGCCTACATCCCGACGAATGTCATCTCGATCACGGACGGACAGATCTACCTTGAGGGCGATCTGTTCTACGCCGGCGTCCGCCCGGCCGTCAACGTCGGAATCTCCGTCTCCAGGGTGGGCTCCAAGGCTCAGATCCCGGCGATGAAGAAGGTGGCCGGCCGTCTGAAGCTGGACCTGGCGCGCTACTGGGAGCTGCAGGCGTTCGCGCAGTTTGCAAGCGACCTGGACCGTGTCACGCAGCAGCAGCTCAACCGCGGAAACCGCATCGTGGAGATCCTGAAACAGCCTCAGTACCACCCGATGCCCGAGGCCCGGCAGGTCATTATCATTTATGCGGCCACCAGCGGTTACCTGGACGACATCCCGGTGTCCGAATGCCAGCGGTTCGAGTCCGAGCTGTATACTTTCCTGGATGCCAAGTATCCGGATGTGGTTCAGGAGATCCAGAGTACCGGCAAGTTCACCGACGAAGCGGAGCAGAAGGTGCAGACAGCCCTGGAAGAGTTCCGCAGGAGCTTCAAGGCGGCACACGGAGGGGCATTCAGCTAACGTCCTATGGCCAGCGCCCGCGACATCCGGCGACGCATCAAGTCGGTCAAGAACATCCAGCAAATCACCCAGGCGATGAAGCTGGTGGCGTCCGCGCGGCTGCAGAAGGCCCAGACGCGGGTGCAGGCGGCTCGGCCGTACGCCGCCAAGATCCAGCAGATCATCTCGGATCTGGCTGCGTCAGGCACAGCGCTGGCTCACCCTTTGCTGGAAGTGCGCGAGGAAGAGAAACTTGCGGCCATCGTCGTTGGTGCGGACCGCGGACTGGCGGGCAGCTATCACGCCAACATCGTCCGCTTGACGCAGCGATTCCTGAACGAGCACAGCGATCAGTCCGTCACCCTGCATGTGATGGGCAAGAAGGCCATCGGCTCCATCCGCAAGCTGGGAGCGCCGCTGGCGGGAACCTACGAGCTTCCTGGCACGGATGTGGACTTCGCCACGGTGCGCCCCCTCTCACGGACGGTGCAGGCCATGTTCGAGAACCGCGAAGTGGACGCGGTCTATCTCATCTTCACCGAGTTCCGCAGCGCCATGTCCCAGCGCGCGGTCGTCCATAGGCTTCTGCCCGTGGAGCCGCCTTCCGGTGAGGAAACCGGCTTTGCGGAAACGTATGCGGACTTCCTCTTCGAGCCGGCTCCGGAAGAGCTGCTCGCGCACCTGCTGTCGCGTTATGTGGATACGCTGCTGTTCCGGGCAGTACTGGAGGCGGTTGCCAGTGAACAGGGGGCGCGCATGACCGCGATGTCCACCGCCACCACAAACGCCGGAGAGATGATCGAGCGCCTGACGCTCTCACTCAACCGGGCCAGGCAGGCGGCCATCACGGCGGAGATCGCGGAGATCGTCGGCGCCGCCGACGCCATAAGCTGAAGAATCTTGCGCCGCCCGCGGCGCAGAGGGGCCGCGGGCACACAGGGAAAGCATAAGAATCGCCAATGGCTGAAGGAAAAGTAGTACAGGTTATCGGTCCCGTCGTGGATGTGCAGTTTCCGGGCGACTCCTTGCCCGAGCTGCTGAACGCCGTTGTCATCAAGCGGGACGACGGGAAGGACCTCACCGTTGAAGTCGCCCAGATGCTGGGTGACGACGTGGTCCGCTGTGTGGCGATGGCCAGCACGGACGGTCTGGTCCGCGGCATGCCGGCCATTGACACCGGGGGACCCATCCGCGTGCCCGTCGGCCCCCAGACTCTGGGCCGGGTCTTCAATCTGCTGGGCGAACCCATTGACGAGCGCGGGCCCGTGGAGGCCGAGCAGACCATGCCCATCCATCGCAAGCCGCCGGCGTTCGAGGACCAGAGCCCGGCAGTGGAGATGTTCGAGACGGGCATCAAGGTCATTGACCTGCTCTGCCCGTATGCCAAGGGCGGAAAGGTGGGCCTGTTCGGAGGAGCCGGGCTGGGCAAGACGGTTCTGATCCAGGAGCTCATCCGCAACATCGCTACGGAGCACGGCGGCGTCTCCGTGTTCGGCGGCGTGGGCGAGCGCACCCGCGAAGGGACCGACCTCTGGCACGAGATGATCGAGAGCGGAGTCATCGAGAAGACCACCATGGTCTTCGGCCAGATGAACGAGCCGCCGGGCGCCCGCCTACGGGTGGGTTTGACAGCCCTGACCATGGCAGAGTATTTCCGGGACGTCGCAGGGCAGGATGTGTTGTTGTTCATAGACAACATCTTCCGATTCGTGCAGGCAGGATCCGAGGTGTCCGCTCTGCTGGGACGGATGCCGAGCGCCGTGGGATACCAGCCCACCCTGGGGACCGAGATGGGTGACCTGCAGGAGCGTATCACGTCCACCAAGAAGGGCTCCGTCACCAGTATCCAGGCGGTCTATGTTCCGGCGGACGACCCCACGGACCCGGCTCCGGCGACCACGTTCTCTCACCTGGATGCCACCACGTATCTTGAGCGCGCCATCGCGGTCAAGGCGATCTACCCGGCGGTGGATCCGCTGGTGTCCACGTCCCGCATCCTGGATCCGCTGGTGGTGGGCGAGGATCACTACCAGACCGCAAGGGACGTCCAACAGGTGCTGCAGCGCTACAAGGACCTGCAGGATATCATCGCCATCCTTGGTATTGACGAACTCTCCGACGAGGACAAACTCACCGTCGCGCGCGCTCGGCGCATCGAGATGTTCCTGAGCCAGCCGTTCTTTGTGGCTGAGACCTTCACTGGAATGAGCGGGCAGTACGTCCCGCGCGATGAGACCGTCAAGGGCTTCCGCGCCATCCTGGATGGAGAGGTTGACCATCTTCCGGAGCAGGCGTTCTACATGACCGGCAACATTGACGGCGCCATCGAGAAGGCGAAGTCTCTGGGATCGGATTAATCCTTGTCAGGCAGAGCCTTCAGCTTGGATATCGTGACCCCGGACCGGCAGCTGGCCAGCATGCCCGGAGTGGTGTCTCTCGTCGTCCCGGCCGAAGAGGGCTATCTCGGTGTGATGGCCGGTCATGCCCCTCTTCTGGCCCGGCTTGTTCCGGGACAGGTCACAGTGAAGCTGGCCAGCGGTGCGGAGGAAGTCTTCGCGGTCTCAGGAGGCTTCGTGGAAGTGGGTCCGGATCACGTCACCATCCTCGCGGATACGGCGGAACGTCCCGAAGATATTGATGTCGCCAGGGCGGAGGCAGCCCTCCAGCGGGCCCGGCAGCGACTGGAGCACCCCTCCGAAGGAGTGGACATAGACCGCGCCAGGCTGGCGCTTCTGCGGGCGGAGGCGCGGCTCAGGACAGCCGGCCGCATTCCCGGCTGATCCCTGCGAACGGCCTGCTTTATCGCCGTCCAGCGCGTCAAGGCGTCCGCGTCCAGCTCCATCCGCACGCGACGGAAGGAGTCACCGGAATGATGCTCCATGCACGCCCATTGCTCTGTCTCCTGCTGACGGCGCTCCTTTTGCACAGCCCTGCAAGGAGCCTTGCCGCAGAGACAGCCCAGCCGCTGGATCTGTGGCTGGGGATGTACCTCGGGAAGCTGAAGATCGGCTATACCAATATCCGCCAGAGCCGAGAGGAGTTCCGTGGCGCTCCGGCCATCCGGACGGAAAGCAGCTCGCGCACGGAGCTTACCGTCCTCGGCCAGGCCATGGTCCAGCAGATCCGCACAGTGGTCTACTCCGATCTGACAACCCGCCCGGTCTACGAGGAGTTCGAAATGTCCAGTGGCGGCAAGACCACCCGGGTCATCGCCGACATCGGTCGGGACAGCATCCAGTGCACGTTGGTAACGGCCTCGGGGGAAAGCCGCCGCACCATTCCCATCCCTG
The sequence above is drawn from the Armatimonadota bacterium genome and encodes:
- the atpC gene encoding ATP synthase epsilon chain, giving the protein MDIVTPDRQLASMPGVVSLVVPAEEGYLGVMAGHAPLLARLVPGQVTVKLASGAEEVFAVSGGFVEVGPDHVTILADTAERPEDIDVARAEAALQRARQRLEHPSEGVDIDRARLALLRAEARLRTAGRIPG
- the atpD gene encoding ATP synthase subunit beta is translated as MAEGKVVQVIGPVVDVQFPGDSLPELLNAVVIKRDDGKDLTVEVAQMLGDDVVRCVAMASTDGLVRGMPAIDTGGPIRVPVGPQTLGRVFNLLGEPIDERGPVEAEQTMPIHRKPPAFEDQSPAVEMFETGIKVIDLLCPYAKGGKVGLFGGAGLGKTVLIQELIRNIATEHGGVSVFGGVGERTREGTDLWHEMIESGVIEKTTMVFGQMNEPPGARLRVGLTALTMAEYFRDVAGQDVLLFIDNIFRFVQAGSEVSALLGRMPSAVGYQPTLGTEMGDLQERITSTKKGSVTSIQAVYVPADDPTDPAPATTFSHLDATTYLERAIAVKAIYPAVDPLVSTSRILDPLVVGEDHYQTARDVQQVLQRYKDLQDIIAILGIDELSDEDKLTVARARRIEMFLSQPFFVAETFTGMSGQYVPRDETVKGFRAILDGEVDHLPEQAFYMTGNIDGAIEKAKSLGSD
- a CDS encoding ATP synthase subunit gamma, which gives rise to MASARDIRRRIKSVKNIQQITQAMKLVASARLQKAQTRVQAARPYAAKIQQIISDLAASGTALAHPLLEVREEEKLAAIVVGADRGLAGSYHANIVRLTQRFLNEHSDQSVTLHVMGKKAIGSIRKLGAPLAGTYELPGTDVDFATVRPLSRTVQAMFENREVDAVYLIFTEFRSAMSQRAVVHRLLPVEPPSGEETGFAETYADFLFEPAPEELLAHLLSRYVDTLLFRAVLEAVASEQGARMTAMSTATTNAGEMIERLTLSLNRARQAAITAEIAEIVGAADAIS
- the atpE gene encoding ATP synthase subunit C gives rise to the protein MGYLVALALAAGFALPVAVLSAAIAQGMVGGSAMSAIARQPEAAGKIQLAMIIALALIESLAIYALLVFFLLSGKLPDATQVMQTLAK
- the atpH gene encoding ATP synthase subunit delta, yielding MIHNAAAVRRYAAALYAAASAAGNVDRVAEDLHLVASVLQEHPKLRDALIQRVTPDRAKRAVVQKLFGERLDPLTLQFLLLLIQKRRERIALNAEAAFRKIADEHQGVVRAQVVSAVELSGAEQEQLRDLLARRTGRQVIIEPQVDPAILGGLVIRIGDRLLDGSVKGEIRRLRQALAGREE
- a CDS encoding sporulation initiation inhibitor Soj → MGLKFAVVNQKGGVGKTTTAVNIAACLAAEGERVLLVDMDPQANATTGCGLDRKGVRMTIYDALIGGAPMEDAVTPTPFRNLDVVPSTLDLAGADIELISMISRESRLKNALAGVEERYQWVFIDCPPALGLLTINVLTAADFALIPIQCEYYALEGISQLLRTLELVRRELNPRLEIARVILTMFDYRTKLSQDVVREVRECFGELVSPTVVPRNVRLSEAPSHGLPVIEYDPRSKGAESYRRLALEVMRFGQERSG
- the atpA gene encoding ATP synthase subunit alpha, whose protein sequence is MPSSIRPEEVTSILAQEIASYEKGLEEIGVGTVLQVGDGIARIYGLADAMASELVEFPGGVMGMVLNLEEDNVGCVILGPDTEIKEGDQVRRTGRIIDVPVGEAVIGRVVNALGDPLDGKGPIVTEHRRPIETVAPGVVDRQSVCEPLQTGLKAIDSMIPIGRGQRELIIGDRQTGKTAIAVDTIINQKGKDVFCFYVAIGQKLSTVAKLVNVLEQAGAMEYTTVISAAASDPAPLQYIAPYAGCSMGEYFRDSGRHALVIYDDLSKHAQAYRQVSLLLRRPPGREAYPGDVFYLHSRLLERAAKLSDAKGAGSLTALPVIETQAGDVSAYIPTNVISITDGQIYLEGDLFYAGVRPAVNVGISVSRVGSKAQIPAMKKVAGRLKLDLARYWELQAFAQFASDLDRVTQQQLNRGNRIVEILKQPQYHPMPEARQVIIIYAATSGYLDDIPVSECQRFESELYTFLDAKYPDVVQEIQSTGKFTDEAEQKVQTALEEFRRSFKAAHGGAFS